From Algoriphagus sp. NG3, the proteins below share one genomic window:
- a CDS encoding alpha/beta hydrolase has translation MKVLSLVLITCIFVVSSFGQDITGQWHGALKIQGVHLPLVFNVTQTESGYTATMDSPNQGAFGIPVTSTHFENNVLKISITNASITYEGTLGDGKLITGTFTQAGKSFPMNLSREEIKEVEANRPQEPKKPFPYRSEDVIFENKQAEILLAGTLTMPEQEGIYPAVVLISGSGPQNRDEELMGHKPFLVLSDYLTRNGIAVLRFDDRGTAASTGDFSSATLVDFAADVASAVQYLQSRPEIDKSKIGLIGHSEGGIIAPMVAGNSQDIDFIVLLAGTGIRGDKLLLAQQELIGKAAGIGPTQLEESAILNRGIFDIVLKDQGTEEMKGEMINYMAQAFRNIPPANLPSGLTEDKFVNDQMAKMKELSSPGMQYFIRYDPAPALEKVSCPVLALNGEKDLQVPPKENLEAIKAGLAKGGNTNVTTMELPGLNHLFQEAETGAPSEYEEIEQTFSPKAMEVILEWIKGQVE, from the coding sequence ATGAAAGTTCTCTCACTAGTTCTCATTACTTGCATTTTTGTAGTTTCATCTTTCGGTCAAGACATCACCGGACAGTGGCATGGAGCGCTGAAAATCCAGGGTGTACATCTACCGCTGGTATTCAATGTGACACAGACTGAGAGTGGCTATACTGCCACTATGGACAGCCCGAATCAGGGGGCTTTTGGAATTCCTGTGACTTCGACACACTTCGAAAATAATGTCCTGAAAATTTCGATTACCAATGCCAGTATCACCTACGAAGGCACGCTAGGTGATGGGAAGCTGATTACCGGTACGTTTACCCAAGCAGGAAAATCTTTTCCAATGAATCTGTCCAGAGAGGAAATAAAAGAAGTAGAGGCTAATCGGCCTCAGGAACCTAAAAAACCTTTTCCTTATCGTTCGGAAGATGTGATATTTGAAAATAAGCAGGCGGAAATATTGCTGGCCGGTACACTCACGATGCCAGAGCAAGAGGGAATCTACCCGGCTGTGGTTCTGATCTCCGGAAGCGGCCCACAAAACCGTGATGAGGAACTGATGGGGCACAAACCTTTTTTGGTTCTGTCTGATTATTTGACCAGAAATGGCATTGCAGTTTTACGTTTTGATGATCGTGGAACTGCGGCTTCCACAGGAGATTTCAGTTCGGCAACCCTGGTTGATTTTGCCGCAGATGTAGCTTCGGCTGTGCAGTATTTGCAATCACGCCCGGAGATAGACAAAAGTAAAATTGGCCTGATTGGGCACAGCGAGGGAGGGATTATAGCACCTATGGTAGCAGGGAATTCCCAAGATATTGACTTTATCGTGCTGCTCGCAGGTACTGGAATCAGGGGAGATAAGCTACTTCTTGCCCAGCAGGAATTGATTGGAAAAGCTGCTGGAATAGGCCCTACTCAGTTGGAAGAAAGTGCGATACTTAACAGAGGTATCTTCGATATCGTCCTCAAAGATCAGGGGACAGAAGAGATGAAGGGAGAGATGATAAATTACATGGCTCAGGCATTTCGCAATATTCCTCCCGCCAATCTACCTAGTGGCTTGACTGAAGATAAATTTGTCAACGATCAGATGGCTAAGATGAAAGAATTGAGCAGCCCAGGGATGCAGTATTTCATCAGGTACGATCCTGCTCCGGCTTTGGAAAAAGTGAGCTGTCCCGTATTGGCACTAAATGGAGAAAAAGACCTGCAAGTTCCGCCGAAAGAGAACCTGGAAGCGATCAAGGCTGGTTTGGCAAAAGGAGGAAACACAAACGTGACCACGATGGAATTGCCGGGGCTGAACCACCTATTCCAAGAAGCAGAAACAGGTGCGCCAAGTGAATACGAAGAGATAGAGCAGACTTTTTCACCAAAAGCGATGGAGGTGATTTTGGAGTGGATTAAGGGGCAGGTGGAGTGA